One window of the Novosphingobium sp. KACC 22771 genome contains the following:
- a CDS encoding LysR family transcriptional regulator, with protein MQAADWSDFQAFLAVARTGQLARAGRMMGMDATTIGRRLRRLEGQMGATLFEQTREGQILTPAGERLLAVVEQMALASSELESAHSPSGPTGSVRISVSEGFGSWVVARHLGAFAARYPGLTVDLVASSGFLSPSRREADIAVLLSRPKTGPLIARKLSNYALRLYASPAYLAERKPILTPADLRNGHQLVGYVPELIYAPELNYLGDIDPDLVATLRSTSILAQHIMLKSYAGVGVLPCFIGDADPTLVRVLPGHTITRSFWLVTHKDTHGLQRIRVTIDWLSEIVKQDARLFAGV; from the coding sequence ATGCAGGCAGCCGACTGGAGCGATTTTCAAGCCTTTCTGGCCGTGGCGCGCACCGGACAACTGGCGCGGGCCGGGCGCATGATGGGCATGGACGCCACCACCATCGGCCGCCGCCTGCGCCGTCTGGAAGGCCAGATGGGCGCCACCCTGTTCGAGCAGACCCGCGAGGGACAGATCCTAACCCCGGCGGGTGAGCGCCTGCTCGCAGTGGTCGAACAGATGGCCCTGGCCAGCAGCGAACTGGAGAGCGCCCATTCGCCCTCCGGCCCCACCGGCAGCGTGCGGATCAGCGTTTCGGAGGGCTTTGGCAGTTGGGTGGTCGCGCGGCATCTCGGCGCTTTTGCCGCGCGCTATCCGGGGCTCACGGTGGATCTGGTTGCCTCAAGCGGATTTCTCAGCCCGTCGCGGCGCGAGGCCGATATTGCCGTGCTGCTGTCCCGCCCCAAGACCGGGCCGCTGATCGCGCGCAAATTGTCCAATTACGCATTGCGCCTTTATGCCAGCCCCGCCTATCTCGCGGAGCGCAAACCGATCCTGACCCCGGCCGACCTGCGAAACGGGCATCAATTGGTCGGCTATGTGCCCGAACTGATCTATGCGCCCGAACTCAACTATCTGGGCGATATTGACCCCGATCTGGTCGCCACCTTGCGCTCGACCTCGATCCTTGCCCAGCACATCATGCTCAAATCCTACGCCGGGGTTGGCGTGCTGCCCTGCTTTATCGGCGATGCCGATCCCACGCTGGTGCGCGTTTTGCCCGGCCACACCATCACGCGCAGCTTCTGGCTGGTCACCCACAAGGACACGCATGGGCTGCAACGCATCCGCGTCACCATCGACTGGCTGAGCGAGATCGTGAAGCAGGATGCGCGGCTGTTTGCGGGGGTCTAG
- a CDS encoding acyl-CoA dehydrogenase family protein — protein MTDAFTLNEDQLSIQEAAARFTASAITPHAARWDEEHHFPREVMSAAGEMGFGAIYVGEESGGIGLGRLEAALVIEAMAYGCPATAAFVSIHNMAAWMIDRFGGDALKARYLPELVGMDKLASYCLTEPGSGSDAAALSTTARRDGDHYVLNGTKQFISGAGVNDLYLIMVRTGEAGPKGISCLLVEKGTPGLSFGAPERKLGWNASPTAQVILEDVRVPVENRLGEEGDGFKIAMAGIDGGRVNIGACSLGGAQRCLHEAIAYTKERKQFGKAIADFQNTQFVLADMATELEAARALLYAAAGKVTRGDPDKTAFAAMAKRFATDTGSSVVDRALQMFGGYGYLRDYPIERFWRDLRVHRILEGTNEIMRLIIARDLLK, from the coding sequence ATGACCGACGCCTTTACGCTCAATGAGGATCAGCTCTCGATACAGGAGGCCGCCGCCCGGTTTACCGCCTCCGCGATCACGCCCCATGCCGCCCGGTGGGACGAGGAGCATCATTTCCCCCGCGAGGTGATGAGCGCGGCGGGCGAGATGGGCTTTGGCGCGATCTATGTGGGCGAGGAGAGCGGCGGCATCGGTCTGGGGCGGCTGGAGGCGGCACTGGTGATCGAGGCGATGGCTTATGGGTGCCCCGCCACGGCGGCCTTTGTCTCGATCCACAATATGGCCGCATGGATGATCGACCGGTTTGGCGGTGATGCCTTAAAGGCGCGCTATCTGCCCGAACTGGTGGGGATGGACAAACTGGCCTCCTATTGCCTGACCGAGCCGGGCAGCGGATCGGATGCGGCGGCGCTGAGCACCACGGCGCGGCGGGATGGCGATCATTATGTGCTGAACGGCACCAAGCAGTTCATTTCGGGCGCGGGGGTGAATGATCTCTATCTCATCATGGTCCGCACCGGCGAAGCCGGACCCAAGGGCATCTCCTGCCTGTTGGTGGAAAAGGGCACGCCGGGCCTGAGTTTTGGCGCGCCGGAACGGAAACTGGGCTGGAACGCATCGCCCACCGCGCAGGTGATCCTTGAGGATGTGCGCGTGCCGGTGGAAAACCGGCTGGGCGAGGAGGGCGACGGGTTCAAGATCGCCATGGCCGGGATCGACGGCGGGCGGGTCAATATCGGCGCCTGCTCGCTGGGCGGGGCGCAGCGATGCCTTCACGAGGCGATTGCCTATACCAAGGAGCGCAAGCAATTCGGCAAGGCGATCGCCGATTTTCAGAACACGCAATTCGTGCTGGCCGATATGGCCACCGAATTGGAGGCGGCGCGGGCGCTGCTCTATGCCGCCGCGGGCAAGGTGACGCGCGGCGATCCCGACAAGACCGCCTTTGCCGCCATGGCCAAGCGTTTCGCCACCGATACGGGCTCGTCGGTCGTGGACCGCGCCTTGCAGATGTTTGGCGGCTACGGCTATTTGCGCGACTATCCGATCGAGCGCTTCTGGCGCGATCTGCGCGTGCATCGCATTCTGGAAGGGACCAATGAAATCATGCGCCTGATCATCGCGCGGGATCTGCTGAAATGA
- a CDS encoding CoA-acylating methylmalonate-semialdehyde dehydrogenase, translating to MRFIDHLIVGGSGGAPARKAPVFNPSNGAVQAEVALGDAALLDRAVAAAQAAQPAWAATNPQRRARVMFEFKRLVEANMQNLAELLASEHGKVVADAKGDIQRGLEVIEFACGIPHALKGEYTNGAGPGIDVYSMRQPIGIGAGITPFNFPAMIPMWMFGVAIACGNAFILKPSERDPSVPVRLVELMLEAGAPEGILQCVHGDKEMVDAILDHPAIGAISFVGSSDIANYVYQRGAANGKRVQAMGGAKNHGIIMPDADIDRAVGDLVGAAFGSAGERCMALPVVVPVGEGTAERLIEKLLPEIAALNVGASLDASAHYGPVVTAQHKARIEEWIATCEAEGGQILVDGRHFTPQGLEGGFYVGPTLIDHVTPDMSSYHNEIFGPVLQIVRAPDFETALSLPSRHQYGNGVAIFTRNGHAAREFAARVNVGMVGINVPIPVPVAYHTFGGWKRSAFGDTNQHGMEGVKFWTKIKTITARWPDSTPDGGNAFIIPTMG from the coding sequence GTGCGCTTTATCGACCATCTGATCGTCGGCGGTTCGGGCGGCGCTCCGGCGCGCAAGGCTCCGGTTTTCAATCCTTCCAACGGCGCCGTGCAGGCCGAGGTCGCGCTGGGCGATGCCGCGCTGCTCGACCGCGCCGTGGCCGCCGCGCAGGCCGCCCAGCCGGCATGGGCCGCCACCAACCCCCAGCGCCGCGCCCGCGTGATGTTTGAATTCAAACGTCTGGTCGAGGCCAATATGCAGAATTTGGCCGAACTGCTGGCCAGTGAGCATGGCAAGGTGGTGGCGGACGCCAAGGGCGATATCCAGCGGGGGCTGGAAGTGATCGAGTTCGCTTGCGGCATCCCCCATGCGCTGAAAGGGGAATATACCAATGGCGCCGGTCCGGGCATCGACGTTTATTCGATGCGCCAGCCCATCGGCATTGGCGCTGGCATCACACCTTTCAACTTTCCCGCGATGATCCCGATGTGGATGTTCGGCGTGGCGATCGCTTGCGGCAATGCCTTTATCCTGAAACCCAGCGAGCGCGATCCTTCGGTCCCGGTGCGTCTTGTCGAACTGATGCTGGAGGCGGGCGCGCCCGAGGGCATCCTGCAATGCGTCCATGGCGACAAGGAGATGGTGGACGCCATTCTCGACCATCCCGCCATCGGCGCGATCAGCTTTGTCGGATCGTCCGACATCGCCAATTATGTTTACCAGCGCGGCGCGGCCAACGGCAAACGCGTGCAGGCGATGGGTGGGGCCAAGAACCACGGCATCATCATGCCCGATGCCGACATCGACCGGGCGGTGGGCGATCTGGTAGGCGCGGCCTTTGGTTCGGCGGGCGAGCGCTGTATGGCGCTGCCGGTGGTGGTGCCGGTGGGCGAGGGGACGGCAGAGCGCCTGATCGAGAAACTGCTGCCCGAAATCGCCGCGCTCAATGTCGGGGCCAGCCTTGATGCCTCGGCCCATTACGGCCCCGTCGTCACCGCCCAGCACAAGGCCCGCATTGAGGAATGGATCGCCACCTGCGAGGCAGAAGGCGGCCAGATTCTTGTCGACGGCCGCCATTTCACGCCGCAAGGGCTGGAGGGCGGTTTCTATGTCGGCCCCACGCTGATCGACCATGTGACGCCCGACATGAGCAGTTATCACAATGAGATCTTCGGCCCTGTGCTGCAGATCGTGCGCGCGCCCGATTTCGAAACCGCGCTGTCCCTGCCCAGCCGCCATCAATATGGCAATGGCGTGGCGATCTTTACCCGCAATGGCCATGCCGCGCGCGAATTTGCCGCGCGGGTCAATGTCGGCATGGTGGGCATCAATGTGCCGATCCCGGTGCCGGTGGCCTATCACACGTTTGGCGGATGGAAGCGCAGCGCCTTCGGCGATACCAATCAGCATGGTATGGAGGGCGTCAAGTTCTGGACCAAAATCAAGACGATCACCGCCAGATGGCCCGACAGTACCCCCGATGGCGGCAATGCCTTCATCATCCCCACGATGGGTTGA
- a CDS encoding sodium-dependent transporter: protein MSSQNNKDLWTSNLGFVLATAAAAIGLGSLWRFPYVAGANGGGAFVLVYMLFIAALCVPLMIAEMSLGKAGMGSVVGSVRRLVAEENASPFWRVVGWLSLAVPFFGLSYYSVVAGWSLDYTRVAIAQGFAGTDAGASRHLFETLIGSPWRQGAMQFTFIMGTATVVALGVQRGIEIVSRIKMVAMFTVLIGLVLYNAITVGLGPAVDFLIAPDFARLTPASLLTAMGQALFSTAIGAGVLMTYAAYLPAGVSVPKSAGVVAGSVVAVSLLAGLAIFPIVLAHGLTPAEGPNLIFVTLPVAFGAMPGGQFIAALFFGLITLGAFTTAVGMLEPVAAYWLERKRWPRPLVAYGTGLAIWMVGLPSLLSFSTLKDVHPLAFIPGFGGKTFFDALDHGISEFLLPINALLIALFAGYALRRRLSASETTLPPALHKMWRLFTAVIVPLSILVLMISQLSR, encoded by the coding sequence ATGAGCAGCCAAAATAACAAGGACCTGTGGACCTCCAACCTTGGATTCGTGCTGGCAACGGCGGCGGCCGCCATCGGGCTGGGCAGCCTCTGGCGCTTTCCCTATGTGGCCGGGGCCAATGGGGGCGGGGCTTTTGTGCTGGTCTACATGCTGTTCATCGCGGCGCTCTGCGTGCCTTTGATGATCGCCGAAATGAGCCTTGGCAAAGCGGGCATGGGCAGCGTGGTGGGGTCGGTCCGGCGGCTGGTGGCCGAGGAAAACGCCTCGCCCTTCTGGCGCGTGGTGGGCTGGCTCAGCCTGGCCGTCCCCTTCTTTGGCCTGAGCTATTACAGCGTGGTGGCGGGCTGGTCGCTTGACTACACGCGCGTGGCCATCGCGCAGGGTTTTGCCGGGACCGATGCCGGGGCCTCGCGCCATCTGTTCGAAACGCTGATCGGATCGCCATGGCGACAGGGCGCGATGCAGTTCACCTTCATCATGGGCACGGCCACGGTGGTCGCCCTTGGCGTTCAGCGCGGGATCGAAATCGTCTCGCGCATCAAGATGGTGGCGATGTTCACCGTGCTGATCGGGCTGGTGCTGTATAATGCGATCACGGTGGGTCTGGGGCCTGCGGTCGATTTCCTGATCGCGCCCGATTTTGCCCGGCTGACGCCCGCCAGCCTGCTGACCGCGATGGGGCAGGCGCTGTTTTCCACCGCCATCGGCGCGGGCGTGCTGATGACCTATGCCGCCTATCTGCCCGCCGGGGTTTCGGTGCCAAAATCGGCGGGCGTGGTGGCCGGGTCGGTGGTGGCCGTGTCGCTGCTGGCGGGTTTGGCGATCTTTCCCATCGTGCTGGCCCATGGCCTGACCCCTGCGGAGGGGCCGAACCTGATCTTTGTCACGCTGCCGGTGGCCTTTGGCGCGATGCCGGGCGGGCAATTCATCGCCGCGCTGTTCTTTGGCCTGATTACACTGGGCGCGTTCACCACGGCGGTCGGGATGCTGGAACCCGTCGCGGCCTATTGGCTGGAGCGCAAGCGGTGGCCCCGTCCGCTGGTGGCCTATGGCACGGGTCTGGCGATCTGGATGGTCGGCCTGCCCTCGCTGCTGTCGTTCAGCACGCTCAAGGATGTCCACCCGCTCGCCTTCATCCCCGGCTTTGGCGGCAAGACTTTCTTCGACGCGCTCGACCATGGGATCAGCGAGTTTCTCCTGCCGATCAACGCGCTGCTGATTGCGCTCTTTGCCGGATACGCGCTGCGCCGTCGCCTCAGCGCTTCCGAAACCACCCTTCCCCCGGCGCTGCACAAAATGTGGCGGCTGTTCACCGCGGTCATCGTGCCGCTGTCCATTCTGGTGCTGATGATCTCGCAGCTCAGCCGCTGA
- a CDS encoding MarR family winged helix-turn-helix transcriptional regulator: protein MNPEMSDDTQADGNGWLGDFLPYQIYRVSSLMNIRLSGRLKASGINLSQWRVLSVLRSQGQMSMSQIVDRTLMEQPTISRVISQLHNDGMVEREISPEDSRVALVSLSERGRALFDEIAVSAVRHQKIALDGVSKADIAALRRALSQIEANISEV, encoded by the coding sequence ATGAACCCTGAAATGAGTGATGACACGCAGGCCGATGGCAATGGCTGGCTGGGAGATTTCCTGCCATATCAGATCTATCGCGTCAGCAGCCTGATGAACATCCGCCTGAGCGGGCGCTTGAAGGCCAGCGGGATCAATCTCTCGCAATGGCGCGTGCTGTCGGTTTTGCGATCACAGGGGCAAATGTCGATGTCGCAGATTGTTGACCGCACCTTGATGGAGCAGCCCACGATCAGCCGCGTTATCAGCCAGTTGCACAATGACGGGATGGTCGAGCGCGAGATTTCGCCCGAGGATTCGCGCGTGGCTCTGGTGTCGCTCAGCGAACGGGGGCGAGCATTGTTTGACGAGATCGCGGTTTCGGCGGTGCGGCATCAGAAGATTGCGCTGGACGGGGTCAGCAAGGCCGACATTGCTGCGCTGCGCCGCGCCCTGTCGCAGATCGAGGCGAATATCAGCGAGGTTTGA
- a CDS encoding enoyl-CoA hydratase/isomerase family protein, with protein sequence MSEVLIRAEGRAGLLSLNRPRAIHALTLDMVRAMVPALLGWRDDPAVGAVMIDHAVDPAGDPKLSRGFCSGGDINLLRQSALSDGGAAGRRFFFEEYQLNHLIFAYGKPVVAFMDGITMGGGVGISGPARFRVATQNTRLAMPESGIGLFPDVGGGWYLSRLGGRLGQYLALTGSRLDGAECVWAGLATHYLLAESLPEAKARIVAGEAPEAVLDALSSTPPAPALADHAADIARLFAGDRLEDILAALEDDGGDFAARTLATIRTKSPTTCKVALRQLAASLTLPDFAANMAMEYRIGSRVLMLPDFAEGVRAVIIDKDNAPAWNPACAQEVTEAMLDAIFAPLPPSEEWKPL encoded by the coding sequence ATGAGCGAAGTCCTGATCAGGGCAGAGGGGCGCGCCGGTCTGCTCTCGCTCAACCGCCCGCGTGCGATCCATGCCCTGACGCTGGATATGGTGCGGGCGATGGTCCCGGCCCTGCTGGGCTGGCGCGATGATCCGGCGGTGGGCGCGGTGATGATCGACCATGCGGTCGATCCGGCGGGCGATCCCAAACTCTCGCGCGGCTTTTGTTCGGGGGGCGATATCAACCTGCTGCGCCAATCGGCGCTGAGCGATGGTGGGGCTGCCGGGCGGCGGTTTTTCTTTGAGGAATATCAGCTCAACCACCTGATCTTTGCCTATGGCAAGCCGGTAGTGGCCTTTATGGACGGCATCACCATGGGCGGGGGCGTGGGCATCAGCGGCCCGGCGCGCTTTCGCGTGGCCACGCAGAACACAAGGCTGGCGATGCCTGAAAGCGGGATCGGCCTGTTCCCCGATGTGGGCGGGGGATGGTATCTTTCGCGCCTTGGTGGTCGTTTGGGGCAGTATCTGGCGCTGACGGGCTCGCGGCTGGATGGGGCGGAATGTGTTTGGGCCGGATTGGCCACGCATTATCTGCTCGCAGAGAGCCTGCCCGAGGCCAAGGCGCGGATCGTCGCGGGCGAGGCACCCGAGGCGGTGCTGGATGCGCTGTCCTCGACGCCGCCTGCCCCGGCGCTGGCCGATCATGCCGCCGACATCGCCCGCCTGTTTGCCGGTGATCGACTGGAGGACATTCTGGCGGCGCTGGAGGATGATGGCGGAGATTTTGCGGCCCGCACGCTGGCCACGATCCGAACCAAAAGCCCGACCACCTGCAAGGTCGCGCTGCGCCAATTGGCCGCCAGCCTGACCTTGCCCGATTTCGCCGCCAATATGGCCATGGAATACCGGATCGGATCGCGCGTGCTGATGCTGCCCGATTTTGCCGAAGGGGTGCGCGCGGTGATCATCGACAAGGACAATGCCCCGGCATGGAACCCGGCCTGCGCGCAAGAGGTGACCGAGGCCATGCTCGACGCTATCTTTGCCCCATTGCCACCATCGGAAGAATGGAAACCCCTATGA
- a CDS encoding VOC family protein: MADSTTDSGEPHPHIGGAYTIFYYDDLEAASDWYANVLGLKRMLSAPGLEIFRLGGASCVALVGAGHGSQLPVRGANKGVILSLETQDLEGWHARLFRMGVAGVGEGLQTGVDGRTLEFKLRDPGGYCIEFFEWI; the protein is encoded by the coding sequence ATGGCCGATAGCACAACCGATTCCGGCGAACCGCATCCCCATATCGGCGGGGCCTATACGATCTTTTATTATGACGATCTGGAGGCGGCGTCGGATTGGTATGCCAATGTGCTGGGCCTGAAGCGGATGCTGTCGGCGCCGGGGCTGGAGATATTCCGGCTGGGCGGGGCGTCCTGCGTTGCGCTGGTGGGTGCGGGCCATGGCAGCCAGCTGCCGGTGCGCGGGGCGAACAAGGGCGTGATCCTCTCGCTGGAAACCCAGGATCTGGAAGGTTGGCATGCGCGCCTGTTCCGCATGGGCGTGGCGGGCGTGGGCGAAGGGCTGCAGACCGGGGTGGATGGGCGCACCCTGGAATTCAAGTTGCGCGATCCGGGCGGCTATTGCATTGAATTTTTTGAATGGATTTGA